A section of the Xiphias gladius isolate SHS-SW01 ecotype Sanya breed wild chromosome 10, ASM1685928v1, whole genome shotgun sequence genome encodes:
- the rock2a gene encoding rho-associated protein kinase 2 isoform X3, which translates to MTDAAAVMSLGAERRMETRLKKLEDMIRDPRSSVNLESLLDSMNALVLDLDYPALRKNKNIETFLNRYEKVIGQIRDLQMKSEDFERVKVIGRGAFGEVQLVRHKASQKVYAMKLLSKFEMIKRSDSAFFWEERDIMAFANSPWVVQLCCAFQDEHYLYMVMEYMPGGDLVNLTSTYDVPEKWAKFYTAEVVMALDAIHSMGFIHRDVKPDNMLLDRHGHLKLADFGTCMKMDSTGMVHCDTAVGTPDYISPEVLKSQGGDGYYGRECDWWSVGVFIFEMLVGDTPFYADSLVGTYSKIMDHKNSLNFPDDVEISKDAKNIICAFLTDREVRLGRNGVEEIKRHPFFKNDQWTFYTIRDTVAPVVPELSSDIDTSNFDEIEDDKGDVETFPTPKAFVGNQLPFVGFTYFKEDQLLTTPNNSSVTHESSKGQSAALQKKLHHLEVQMNNDKQVKDDLENKYRAATSRLDKISKELEEEVSGRKNLESSLRQLEREKALLQHKSLESHRKAESEADRKRCLENEVNSLRDQLDDMKRRNQNSHISNEKNIHLQKQLEEANTLLRAESEAATRLRKAQTESSKQLQQLEANVRELQDKCCLLERSKLSLEKECISLQAALETERREHSQGSETISDLMGRISGLEEEARQQRQALSKVETEKRQLQEKLTDLEKEKSNKEIDLTYKLKVLQQELEQEETSHKATRALLADKSKIKVTIEGAKSESMKELEQKLAEERAAKLRLENRILELEKHSSMMDCDYKQALQKLDELRRHKDRLTEEVKNLTLKIEQETQKRILTQNDLKAQNQQLSALRTSEKQLKQETNHLLDIKRSLEKQNQELRKERQDTDGQMKELQDQLEAEQYFSTLYKTQVRELKEECEERNKLYKDVQQSLQELQEERDSLAAQLEITLTKADSEQLARSIAEEQYSDLEKEKIMKELELKEMMARHRQELAEKDITISSLEEANRTLTSDVANLANEKEELNNKLKEAIEESEKSKDWEQQISQMKQAFEKQLQSERTLKTQAVNKLAEIMNRKEVRGGGSRRGNDTDMRRKEKENRKLQLELRSEKEKLNSTIIKYQREINEMQAQLADESQMRIELQMALDSKDSDIEQLRNLLQSLSVQSMDSASVSSGPEFDADDAYTETRLEGWLSLPVRNNTKKFGWEKKYVVVSSKKILFYNSEQDREQSIPYMVLDIDKLFHVRPVTQTDVYRADAKEIPRIFQILYANEGESKKEPEFPVEPLAIGEKSSYICHKGHEFIPTLYHFPTNCEACTKPLWNMFKPPPALECRRCHIKCHKDHMDKKEEIIAPCKVNYDVSTAKNLLLLAVSQEEQQKWVSRLVKKIPKKPPPPEHFARSSPRASMKVQPSQSMRRPSRQLPTSKSRFEDFGLQDWHWALDEIDDDCSSIHF; encoded by the exons GTCAGGCACAAAGCCTCCCAGAAGGTTTACGCCATGAAGCTGCTGAGCAAATTTGAGATGATCAAGCGCTCAGATTCCGCCTTTTTCTGGGAAGAGAGGGACATCATGGCCTTCGCTAACAGTCCCTGGGTAGTGCAG TTGTGCTGTGCCTTCCAAGATGAGCACTACCTCTACATGGTGATGGAGTACATGCCAGGAGGTGACTTGGTCAACCTCACCAGCACCTACGATGTGCCAGAGAAATGGGCCAAGTTCTACACAGCAGAGGTCGTGATGGCCCTGGATGCCATTCACTCCATGGGCTTCATCCACCGCGATGTCAAGCCGGACAACATGCTGCTGGACAGACATGGACACCTCAAGCTGGCTGACTTTGGCACGTGTATGAAGATGGACTCT ACCGGCATGGTGCACTGTGATACAGCAGTCGGGACTCCAGACTACATCTCTCCTGAGGTGCTGAAGTCCCAGGGAGGAGATGGATATTATGGGAGAGAGTGCGACTGGTGGTCTGTAGGGGTCTTCATCTTTGAGATGCTTGTTG GTGACACGCCGTTCTACGCTGACTCTCTGGTGGGAACGTACAGTAAGATAATGGACCATAAGAACTCTCTAAACTTCCCCGATGATGTGGAGATCTCCAAAGATGCAAAGAACATCATCTGTGCCTTCCTGACTGACAG GGAGGTACGATTGGGCAGGAACGGCGTGGAGGAAATCAAGCGACACCCTTTCTTCAAGAACGACCAGTGGACTTTCTACACCATCAGAGACA CGGTTGCCCCTGTGGTCCCAGAGCTGAGCAGTGACATAGACACCAGTAACTTTGATGAGATTGAAGATGACAAAGGCGATGTAGAAACTTTTCCCACACCTAAGGCCTTTGTTGGAAATCAGTTACCCTTTGTCGGCTTCACTTACTTCAAAGAAGACCA GTTACTAACTACTCCCAACAATTCCTCAGTGACCCATGAGAGTTCAAAGGGACAG TCAGCAGCATTGCAGAAGAAACTTCACCACCTAGAGGTGCAAATGAATAATGACAAGCAGGTCAAAGATGATCTAGAGAACAAGTACAG AGCAGCCACTAGTCGTCTGGACAAAATCTCTAAAGAACTTGAAGAAGAG GTGAGCGGAAGAAAGAACCTGGAGTCGAGTCTGAggcagctggagagagagaaggcccTGCTGCAGCACAAGAGCCTGGAGAGCCACCGCAAGGCTGAGAGCGAGGCTGACAGGAAGCGCTGCCTGGAGAATGAAG TCAACAGCCTACGAGACCAGCTGGATGACATGAAGAGGAGAAACCAGAATTCGCACATTTCAAATGAGAAGAACATTCACCTGCAGAAACAG CTGGAAGAAGCCAACACACTGCTGCGGGCTGAGTCTGAGGCAGCGACGAGGCTCCGTAAAGCCCAGACGGAGAGCAGCAAGCAGTTGCAGCAGCTAGAGGCAAACGTACGCGAGCTACAGGACAAATGCTGCCTGCTGGAGCGCAGCAAGCTGAGTCTGGAGAAGGAATGCATCAGCCTGCAGGCGGCTCTGGAGACGGAGAGGAGGGAGCACAGCCAGGGCTCGGAGACCATCAGTGACCTTATGG GACGGATCTCTggtctggaggaggaggcgcGTCAGCAGAGACAGGCCCTGTCCAAAGTTGAGACGGAGAAGAGACAGCTTCAGGAGAAACTCACTGATCTAGAGAAG GAGAAGAGCAACAAAGAGATTGATTTGACCTACAAGCTGAAGGTGCTGCAGCAAgagctggagcaggaggagaccTCTCACAAGGCCACCAGGGCACTGCTGGCAGACAAGAGCAAGATCAAAGTAACCATCGAGGGTGCCAAGTCAGAATCCATGAAGG AGCTGGAGCAGAAGCTTGCCGAAGAGCGAGCAGCCAAACTGCGCCTGGAGAACAGAATACTGGAGCTGGAGAAACACAGCAGCATGATGGACTGTGACTATAAACAGGCCTTACAGAAACTAGATGAGCTGCGCAGACATAAGGACCGCCTCACTGAGGAG GTGAAGAACCTGACACTGAAGATTGAGCAGGAGACCCAGAAGCGTATCCTGACTCAGAATGACCTGAAGGCCCAGAACCAGCAGCTCAGTGCTCTGAGAACTTCAGAGAAACAGCTCAAACAGGAAACGAATCACCTGCTGGACATTAAACGCAGCTTGGAGAAACAGAACCAAGAGCTGCGCAA agaaagacaggacaCAGATGGGCAAATGAAGGAATTACAGGACCAGTTAGAAGCTGAACAGTATTTCTCC ACGTTGTATAAGACCCAGGTTCGTGAACTAAAGGAGGAGTGTGAGGAGAGGAACAAACTCTACAAAGACGTGCAGCAGTCTCTGCAAGAGCTACAAGAGGAGAG GGACTCGTTGGCGGCTCAGCTTGAGATCACTCTGACAAAGGCTGACTCGGAGCAGCTGGCGCGCTCCATCGCTGAGGAGCAGTACTCAGAcctggagaaggagaaaataatgaaGGAGCTGGAACTGAAGGAAATGATGGCCCGCCATCGTCAAGAGCTCGCTGAGAAGGACATCACCATCAGTTCG CTGGAGGAGGCCAATCGCACGCTGACAAGTGATGTCGCCAACCTGGCCAATGAGAAGGAGGAGCTGAACAACAAACTGAAGGAGGCAATAGAag AGTCAGAGAAGTCAAAGGATTGGGAGCAGCAGATCAGCCAGATGAAGCAGGCATTTGAGAAGCAGCTGCAGTCCGAGAGGACACTGAAAACTCAG GCTGTCAACAAGCTGGCAGAGATCATGAACAGGAAGGAGGTCCGTGGCGGAGGCAGTCGCCGTGGGAACGACACAGACATGCGGcgaaaggagaaggagaacagGAAGCTGCAGTTGGAGCTGCGGTCGGAGAAGGAAAAACTCAACAGCACCATCATCAAATACCAGAGAGAGATCAACGAAATGCAAGCG CAATTGGCGGATGAGAGCCAAATGCGTATCGAGCTGCAGATGGCTCTGGACAGTAAGGACAGTGATATCGAGCAGCTGAGGAACCTCCTGCAGTCGCTCAGTGTTCAATCAATGGACTCTGCCAGTGTTAGCAGTGGGCCAGAGTTTGATGCTGACGATGCGTACACAG AAACAAGGCTTGAGGGGTGGCTCTCTCTCCCTGTAAGAAACAACACCAAGAAGTTTGGATGGGAGAAAAAG TATGTTGTAGTGAGCAGCAAGAAGATTCTCTTCTACAACAGTgagcaagacagagagcagTCCATTCCCTACATGGTGCTTGATATAGA CAAACTCTTCCATGTGAGGCCTGTCACTCAAACAGATGTGTACCGTGCTGATGCCAAAGAGATTCCCAGGATATTCCAG ATTCTTTATGCCAATGAAGGGGAAAGCAAAAAGGAGCCAGAGTTTCCTGTGGAGCCACTGGCCATTGGAGAGAAGTCCAGCTACATCTGCCACAAGGGCCACGAGTTCATCCCCACGCTCTACCACTTCCCCACCAACTGCGAGGCGTGCACCAAGCCTCTGTGGAATATGTTCAAGCCGCCGCCTGCTCTGGAATGCCGGCGTTGCCACATTAAGTGCCACAAAGACCATATGGATAAGAAGGAGGAGATCATTGCTCCCTGCAAAG TAAACTACGATGTGTCTACGGCCAAGAACCTGCTGCTGTTGGCCGTGTcccaggaggagcagcagaagtGGGTGAGCCGGCTGGTCAAGAAGATTCCCAAGAAGCCGCCGCCACCAGAGCACTTTGCACGCTCCTCGCCACGCGCGTCCATGAAGGTTCAGCCCAGCCAGTCTATGAGGAGGCCCAGTCGACAGCTCCCCACCAGCAAGAGCAG